A single region of the Mustela lutreola isolate mMusLut2 chromosome 2, mMusLut2.pri, whole genome shotgun sequence genome encodes:
- the MISP gene encoding mitotic interactor and substrate of PLK1, with amino-acid sequence MDRVTRYPIFSIARSPRLAGLDPGGDTSYTSEVVDVGPEASGWSQDKPQAWPTEARLNAARTGASSSPRAFAGRSSPWTLWQEGHKDEEAKACHLDARDAQPRRPGDLEQERWVVIQGQALRKSSTVATLHGAPGPPDPSSPQAQPGPPEESAVDREQIDFLAARQQFLSLEQACAGGPLHPVAPVAPARAPPGGGQAPRASTGPLRGSLCAVPPHPQEREVLPPEKRVGGLPAASGVQPAQDAASLAQAGSPQLPKETPIEREIRLAQEREADLREQRGLQRASSQQELVEIPRRPLLLTSVNLTAAPRRERGRPSLYVQRDLAQRTRREEDHRRREVSAPMQSGLRRAFSSDSILDLASAGGAADPGPRVRKVNRIPADAYEPFLRAGSRGVPAVQARAQPRGLSADEAGAAGSVGAAGSPRRPLEAPGTAPGTQREYPRAPQGRGLAPGGVVRWEYFHLSPLRFRVPDVPPRAEGPGGRGWEAGDTPAPGRPRPPSSELLEREVESVLRREREAAAERRTALFPEVFSPPPVHDDDQDSGSSSAASGITGSYTVSETHFFSPVHLHSGLVWTAEAPANTAPEQRRKEQRYAGISASDRIDSEVLEATRVTHHKSTMARRWEAGIYASESQD; translated from the exons ATGGACCGAGTGACCAGATACCCCATCTTCAGCATCGCTCGCTCACCTCGCCTGGCTGGCTTGGACCCCGGTGGGGACACCAGCTATACGTCTGAGGTGGTGGATGTGGGGCCAGAGGCCAGCGGCTGGAGCCAGGACAAGCCACAGGCGTGGCCCACAGAGGCTCGACTGAATGCAGCCAGGACGGGGGCGTCCTCTAGCCCACGCGCCTTCGCTGGCCGGTCATCCCCGTGGACGCTCTGGCAGGAGGGTCACAAGGATGAGGAGGCGAAGGCCTGCCACCTGGACGCCAGGGACGCCCAGCCTCGGCGGCCAGGGGACCTGGAGCAGGAACGCTGGGTGGTCATCCAGGGCCAGGCCCTCAGGAAGAGCAGCACGGTGGCCACGCTCCATGGAGCCCCTGGCCCCCCGGaccccagcagcccccaggcACAGCCTGGGCCCCCGGAGGAGAGCGCCGTGGACAGGGAGCAGATTGACTTCCTGGCGGCGAGGCAGCAGTTTCTGAGCCTAGAGCAGGCCTGCGCCGGGGGCCCTCTGCACCCTGTGGCTCCCGTGGCTCCTGCTCGTGCTCCACCTGGCGGCGGTCAGGCCCCCAGGGCCTCAACTGGGCCGCTCCGGGGCAGCTTGTGTGCTGTCCCGCCGCACCCCCAGGAGAGGGAGGTGCTCCCGCCAGAGAAGAGGGTCGGGGGCCTTCCGGCTGCATCTGGCGTCCAGCCTGCGCAGGACGCAGCCTCCCTGGCCCAGGCGGGGTCCCCGCAGCTCCCCAAGGAGACCCCCATCGAGCGGGAGATCCGGCTAGCCCAGGAGCGGGAAGCGGACCTGCGAGAGCAGAGGGGGCTGCAGCGGGCGAGCAGCCAGCAGGAGCTGGTGGAGATCCCCAGGCGGCCGCTGCTGCTGACCTCGGTGAACCTGACCGCGGCGCCACGGCGGGAGCGAGGGCGCCCGTCCCTCTACGTGCAGCGGGACTTGGCGCAGCGGACGCGGCGGGAGGAGGACCACCGGCGGCGGGAGGTGTCGGCGCCCATGCAGTCTGGGCTCCGGCGAGCCTTCAGCTCGGACTCCATCCTGGACCTGGCCTCCGCCGGCGGCGCGGCTGACCCCGGCCCCCGGGTGAGGAAGGTGAACCGCATCCCGGCGGACGCCTACGAGCCGTTCCTGCGCGCTGGCAGCCGGGGCGTCCCCGCCGTCCAGGCGCGCGCCCAGCCCCGCGGTCTCTCTGCGGACGAGGCCGGGGCTGCGGGCTCCGTCGGGGCCGCGGGGTCTCCGAGGCGGCCCTTGGAGGCCCCTGGAACCGCCCCCGGCACGCAGCGCGAGTACCCACGGGCCCCCCAGGGGCGCGGGCTAGCGCCCGGGGGTGTCGTCCGCTGGGAGTATTTCCACCTGAGCCCGCTGCGGTTCCGGGTCCCTGATGTGCCCCCGCGGGCCGAGGGCCCCGGTGGCCGAGGCTGGGAGGCGGGGGACACCCCAGCGCCGGGGCGGCCAAGGCCCCCGTCGTCGGAGCTGCTGGAGCGGGAGGTGGAGAGCGTCCTGCGGCGCGagcgggaggcggcggcggagcGGCGCACTGCCCTGTTCCCCGAGGTGTTCTCCCCGCCCCCCGTCCACGACGACGACCAGGACTCCGGGAGCTCCTCCGCGGCCTCGG GCATCACGGGCAGCTACACAGTGTCGGAGACCCACTTCTTCAGCCCGGTCCACCTGCACTCGGGCCTGGTGTGGACAGCGGAGGCCCCCGCCAACACGGCTCCggagcagagaaggaaggagcagCGG TATGCCGGCATCAGCGCCTCAGACCGCATCGACTCGGAG GTCCTAGAAGCCACGCGGGTGACCCACCACAAGAGTACCATGGCGAGGCGCTGGGAAGCGGGCATCTATGCCAGTGAGAGCCAGGACTGA